The nucleotide window CGCGGCAGCGGCCCGGTCACCATCGACGTGTACGCCGACTTCATGTGCCCCAACTGCAAGCGATTCGAGGATTCGACGGCGACCATGCTCGACGGTGCCGTAACGGCCGGCCAGGTCACGGTGGTCACCCACCCCGTCGCCTTCCTGGACCGCATGAGCCAGGGCGCGAAGTATTCCACCCGGGCCGTGGCCGCTGCCGGGTGTGCCGCCGACGGCGGCAGGTTCACCGAGTACGTCCGGATGCTGTTCCAGCAGCAGCCGGCCGAACAGACCCCGGGGCTCACCGACGACCGGCTCGTCACGCTCGGCCGGGACGCCGGACTCCCCGAGGGCTTCGCCCAGTGCGTGCGTGACGGGACGTACCGCGGCTGGGCGGCACACGTCAGTGAGCGGGCTGCCCGCGACGGCGTGATCGGTACGCCCACGGTCAAGGTGAACGGCGAGGTGACGGCGGCGGACCCGACCGCGGTCAGAGCGGCCCTCGGCGATGCCGGCTGACCTCGGACCGCGCGCCGGCGCTGACCAGCCCGTTCTCGTACGCGGCGATCACCAGCTGGGCACGGTCGCGAAGGTCGAGCTTGGCCAGGATCCGGTTGAGGTGCGTCTTCACGGTGGCCATGCTGATGTGCTCGCGGTCGCAGATCTGCGTATTGGACAGACCGTTGGCCACGAGCGTCAGGATCCCCCGCTCCCGGTTCGTCAGGACCGCCAGGCGGTCCGTGCCGGAAGTGGCCTCGGCCGCACTGAACCGGGCGATCATCCGCCGGGTGACGCTGGGAGCGAACAGCGCGTGCCCGCCGGCAACCACGCGGACGGCTGTCAGCAGGTCCGCGGGGGCGATGTCCTTGAGCAGGAAACCGCTCGCGCCGGCGCGCAGGGCCGAATAGACGTACGGATCCAGGTCGAACATGGTCAGGATCAGAATCCGAGCGCCCGCGGTGGCCTGGTCGCCGGTGATCAGGCGGGTGGCCTCGATGCCGTCGGTGTGCGGCATGCGTACGTCCATGAGAATGACGTCGGGCCGCTCGCGACGTGCCAGCCGGACCGCGGCCGCACCATCCGCCGCCTCCCCGACCACCGTGCACTCCGGATCGGAGTCCACAAGCATGCGGAAGCTGTCGCGCAACATCGGCTCGTCGTCGGCGATCGCCACCCGGATCACCGCTGGCCGCCCGCTGGTGCGTACGGGAGCTTGACCTGGACCTGGAAGCCGCCGGCCGCGAGCGGACCGGCCGTCATCTCGCCGTCGTGCATCTCCACCCGCTCCCGCATGCCGGCCAGGCCGAACCCATCAGCCGTGCCCCGGCGGACCGGCCGTCCGTCCCTCGGCCCGTCGTCCGCGACCTCGACGAGAAGCTCACTCCCGGTGCTCCGGACCGTGAGGCGGCAGCGGGTCGGCCCGGCGTGCTTGATCACGTTTGTCAGGGTCTCCTGGACGATCCGGTACGCGGTCAAGGACACGCCCGACGGGATGTCGTCCTGCTCCGGCAGCTCGCTCTGGACGGCCAGGCCGGCCTCCCGTGCGCGGCCCACCAGAGTCGGGACGTCGTGCAGGCCAGGAGACGGGCCACGAGGCTCGTCGCTGTCCCGTAGAAGCCGGAGGGCTTGCCGCATCTCGGCGAGCGCCTCCCGGCTGACCTGCTCGATCACTTTGAGCGAGACCAGAGTCTCGGCCGGCCGTTCCCGAGCAAGGTGCCGGGTCACGGCGGCTTTGACCGCGATCACCCCGAGGTTGTGGGTCACGATGTCGTGCACCTCGCGGGCAATTCGCAGCCGTTCGTCGGCGACCGCTCGTTCGAGGCGGTCCGCGGCCCGCCAGGCCGCGTACGCCCGCCGCTGCGCGATGGCGATCCCGGCGGCCCAGGAGGCGCCGACGAGGGCAAGGCCGGGCAGCAGTGTGC belongs to Micromonospora ureilytica and includes:
- a CDS encoding DsbA family protein, with the translated sequence MTTSRTPTPSAAVAAQFAADRRRRRAFWSATIVVAVLLTAGTVGYQRFQSQSAEPVRYPAGTAAHGGTGVARGSGPVTIDVYADFMCPNCKRFEDSTATMLDGAVTAGQVTVVTHPVAFLDRMSQGAKYSTRAVAAAGCAADGGRFTEYVRMLFQQQPAEQTPGLTDDRLVTLGRDAGLPEGFAQCVRDGTYRGWAAHVSERAARDGVIGTPTVKVNGEVTAADPTAVRAALGDAG
- a CDS encoding response regulator — translated: MIRVAIADDEPMLRDSFRMLVDSDPECTVVGEAADGAAAVRLARRERPDVILMDVRMPHTDGIEATRLITGDQATAGARILILTMFDLDPYVYSALRAGASGFLLKDIAPADLLTAVRVVAGGHALFAPSVTRRMIARFSAAEATSGTDRLAVLTNRERGILTLVANGLSNTQICDREHISMATVKTHLNRILAKLDLRDRAQLVIAAYENGLVSAGARSEVSRHRRGPL
- a CDS encoding sensor histidine kinase: MHPKGVVEGTRLPVRPLTHSELVAVDLVVAGLLAAVYLTALSRSSALPDWLHALLVSLIALPTAVRRVWPMPVFAGVALASIVGLSLGILPDPLLALAFTAYTAASIGGHRSRRSWLVIASSSVVLMFLAVATGSPQPWQSRFGTLLPGLALVGASWAAGIAIAQRRAYAAWRAADRLERAVADERLRIAREVHDIVTHNLGVIAVKAAVTRHLARERPAETLVSLKVIEQVSREALAEMRQALRLLRDSDEPRGPSPGLHDVPTLVGRAREAGLAVQSELPEQDDIPSGVSLTAYRIVQETLTNVIKHAGPTRCRLTVRSTGSELLVEVADDGPRDGRPVRRGTADGFGLAGMRERVEMHDGEMTAGPLAAGGFQVQVKLPYAPAGGQR